One window from the genome of Pedobacter schmidteae encodes:
- a CDS encoding NAD-dependent epimerase/dehydratase family protein: protein MATTKTTDEMILVTGATGFLGAELIHQLTSQGIKLRALKRTTSVIPDLIVNNPLIEWVVADINSLADLEDAFAGVDKVYHCAAFISFDPKDKTKLLRVNIEGTSNVVNLCLELGARLVHVSSVAALGNAKKEALITEKDFWEYDAKAHSYAISKYEGEMEVWRGIAEGLDAVIVNPSVIIGAGAGFEGSGAIFKLVKDGLSFYTRGATGIVDVADVAKSMIALMDSGETAERYTISAENYHYKHFFEEIARGYGIKAPAKEAKPWMLGIAWRAAKIASLFTGKPAALTSDAARSSLNESLYSNEKIKATIGITFRPLTQTINEICNRQV from the coding sequence ATGGCAACAACAAAAACAACAGATGAAATGATATTGGTTACCGGTGCTACTGGTTTTTTAGGCGCCGAACTTATCCATCAGTTAACCAGCCAGGGCATAAAGCTTAGGGCATTGAAACGAACAACGTCGGTTATTCCCGACCTGATAGTTAACAATCCACTGATTGAATGGGTTGTTGCTGATATCAATTCACTTGCAGACCTGGAAGATGCCTTTGCCGGTGTAGACAAGGTTTACCATTGTGCGGCCTTCATTTCTTTTGACCCTAAAGACAAGACAAAGCTTTTACGCGTAAATATTGAAGGCACCAGTAATGTGGTCAACCTGTGCCTGGAATTGGGAGCACGATTGGTACATGTGAGTTCGGTGGCCGCGTTAGGTAATGCAAAAAAAGAAGCGCTAATTACCGAAAAGGACTTCTGGGAGTATGATGCTAAAGCGCACTCCTATGCCATATCTAAATATGAAGGCGAAATGGAAGTGTGGCGCGGCATTGCCGAGGGACTGGATGCCGTAATTGTAAACCCATCGGTAATTATTGGAGCAGGGGCAGGCTTTGAGGGGAGTGGCGCTATTTTTAAACTGGTAAAAGATGGGCTTTCTTTTTACACCAGAGGTGCCACAGGAATAGTGGACGTAGCAGACGTAGCCAAAAGTATGATTGCATTGATGGACAGTGGCGAAACAGCAGAACGCTATACCATATCGGCCGAAAACTATCACTATAAACATTTTTTTGAAGAAATAGCCCGCGGTTACGGCATTAAAGCACCAGCCAAAGAAGCGAAACCATGGATGCTCGGCATTGCCTGGAGAGCCGCCAAAATAGCCTCGTTATTTACCGGAAAACCTGCCGCATTAACCAGTGACGCTGCCAGGAGCAGTTTGAATGAAAGTTTATACAGCAACGAAAAAATAAAAGCAACCATTGGAATAACGTTCAGACCCTTAACGCAGACGATTAACGAGATCTGCAACCGGCAGGTTTAA
- a CDS encoding HAD-IB family phosphatase: MKQKNFYIIDFDSTFTQVEALDELARISLKKHPEKEAIFQKIEDYTNLAMEGKLSFGESLAQRVKLLEATEDHLKQLIKVLKKKVSASFSRNAAFFKKHADEVLIVSGGFKEFITPVVSQYHIKKENIYANTFVTTGDGKIIDYDHSNPLSEEGGKVKLMQQMNLEGDLYGIGDGYSDFQLRESGLIKKFYAFTENISRESIVKKADHITPSFDEFLYVNNLPRAISYPKNRILCLIIGEVEPKSIEMLKKDGFSVRHKTSFEEKYVADVHMLLLAEGEKITEDQLERAVTLKTIGYLGNAKTKIDLQKCTEQGIVVFDDTKANPRNNIFIPKRMIDFMNTGTTHLSTNFPNLQLPRIDKSHRLIHIHKNVPGIMAKINTAFAYHDINIVGQFLMTNASIGYVITDINAQYDKQLFKFLKKIEHTIKFRVLY, translated from the coding sequence ATGAAACAGAAGAACTTTTACATCATTGATTTTGACAGTACTTTCACTCAAGTTGAAGCGCTAGATGAACTGGCAAGAATTTCTCTAAAAAAGCATCCTGAAAAGGAAGCGATTTTTCAAAAAATTGAAGACTATACCAACCTTGCAATGGAAGGAAAGCTGTCATTTGGCGAAAGTCTGGCTCAACGGGTAAAATTACTGGAAGCTACTGAGGATCACCTAAAGCAGCTGATTAAGGTATTGAAGAAAAAAGTATCTGCTTCTTTCTCCCGCAATGCAGCTTTCTTCAAGAAACACGCAGATGAGGTATTGATTGTTTCTGGTGGCTTCAAAGAGTTCATCACCCCCGTGGTAAGCCAGTATCATATCAAGAAAGAGAACATTTACGCCAATACCTTTGTTACCACTGGTGATGGTAAAATTATAGATTACGACCATTCTAACCCGCTAAGTGAGGAGGGCGGAAAAGTAAAACTGATGCAACAGATGAACCTTGAAGGGGATCTGTATGGCATTGGCGATGGTTATTCTGATTTTCAGCTTCGTGAAAGTGGCTTGATCAAGAAGTTTTATGCGTTTACAGAGAACATCTCCAGAGAGAGCATCGTAAAAAAGGCCGATCACATAACACCAAGCTTTGACGAATTCCTATATGTCAATAATTTGCCGAGGGCAATATCCTATCCAAAAAACAGGATTTTATGCCTGATTATTGGTGAGGTGGAACCAAAAAGCATTGAAATGCTAAAGAAAGATGGTTTTTCTGTCCGCCATAAAACCAGTTTTGAAGAAAAGTATGTGGCCGACGTACACATGTTGCTATTGGCAGAGGGAGAGAAAATTACTGAGGATCAGTTGGAACGTGCCGTTACACTCAAAACCATTGGCTACCTTGGAAATGCGAAAACCAAAATAGACCTGCAAAAATGTACCGAGCAGGGCATTGTAGTATTTGACGATACAAAAGCAAACCCCCGAAACAATATTTTCATTCCTAAAAGAATGATCGACTTTATGAATACGGGCACAACGCACCTGAGCACCAATTTCCCGAACCTGCAACTGCCAAGAATTGATAAATCTCACCGCCTGATCCACATTCATAAAAATGTTCCCGGAATTATGGCGAAGATCAATACTGCCTTTGCATATCACGACATCAACATTGTAGGACAATTTCTGATGACCAATGCCAGCATTGGTTATGTAATTACCGACATCAATGCGCAATATGACAAACAGTTGTTTAAATTTTTAAAGAAAATTGAGCATACGATAAAATTCAGGGTACTTTATTAG
- a CDS encoding nucleoside hydrolase — MKKFKMIPLMALAVALCTQCVAQRANVPTPVIFDTDVGNDIDDVLALQMLFNYEKSAKINLLGITISKSNPRVIDYVDGYCRLNKRGNIPLGYAYNGVNPEPGKYVEKTLDTLIEGKKIIFPKRSIKSGLPEGFKLQRKLLAKQKDNSVVMIVVGPETNIANLLNSGPDEYSSLNGVDLVKKKVKLLSVMGGLYGNEFDFPEWNIVQDLKASADVFDKWPTELVASGWELGNKLLYPHQSILNDFKDGYKHPLCVSYKVYDKMPYDRQTWDLTSVLYALEPDQNYFDVSAKGTIAIDSKGKSIFSPSGNGKHSYLKIKDSEVKRSLQALVYQVTGK; from the coding sequence ATGAAGAAATTTAAAATGATACCATTGATGGCGCTCGCAGTTGCTTTATGCACTCAATGCGTTGCACAGCGGGCGAATGTACCGACTCCTGTAATTTTTGATACAGATGTTGGGAACGACATCGATGATGTACTGGCACTTCAGATGCTGTTCAATTATGAGAAATCCGCGAAAATTAATTTATTGGGGATTACCATTAGTAAATCTAATCCTCGGGTAATTGATTACGTTGATGGTTATTGTCGTTTGAACAAGCGGGGGAACATCCCTTTGGGCTATGCTTACAATGGCGTAAATCCGGAGCCCGGTAAGTATGTGGAGAAGACATTGGATACTTTGATCGAAGGGAAGAAAATCATATTCCCTAAGCGCAGTATTAAAAGTGGACTGCCTGAAGGGTTTAAGTTGCAACGCAAATTGCTGGCTAAACAAAAAGATAACTCGGTGGTGATGATTGTAGTTGGACCCGAAACCAATATTGCGAACCTTTTAAACTCGGGGCCGGACGAGTACAGCAGTTTAAACGGTGTGGATCTGGTTAAGAAAAAGGTAAAACTACTGTCCGTTATGGGCGGACTATACGGGAATGAATTTGATTTTCCGGAATGGAACATTGTACAGGATCTGAAAGCTTCAGCTGATGTATTTGATAAATGGCCGACGGAGCTTGTTGCCAGCGGGTGGGAACTGGGTAATAAGTTGCTTTATCCGCACCAAAGTATTCTTAACGATTTTAAGGATGGGTATAAACATCCTTTATGTGTGTCCTATAAAGTTTATGATAAAATGCCTTATGACAGGCAGACTTGGGATCTGACTTCCGTACTATATGCTTTGGAGCCGGATCAGAATTACTTTGATGTTTCTGCTAAAGGAACCATTGCAATTGACAGTAAAGGAAAAAGTATTTTTAGCCCATCAGGAAATGGTAAGCACAGTTACCTGAAAATAAAAGATTCTGAAGTAAAACGGAGCTTGCAGGCGCTGGTTTACCAGGTTACAGGTAAATAA
- a CDS encoding DUF4832 domain-containing protein, producing the protein MVFRSLILSACLISLLTGVRAQERRVKIYPETYEQAIRNPLMGFREFFSPGVDKKRAQYPYPYGTMVKEYMQWNMLEDRAGDGLDKIIAYSNHRWKGVEDMNVKVIPRVYLVWVEPWHGGKPKDPKNRDDMNGWHWPSDIPGQKSPYHQIPGSVGAAVAPEDKNTPITGGYFDPAFADRVKMLVEKIGKAWDNDPRVAYVEMGIVGEWGEHHDPDLSTYWPPHDEPEHVANRTWVPGLEKVLGDAFTAAFKNKKVMVRYAYEFKDYEFGIYWDSWSQKEENVRGYGEMLKLGDRWKRQPIGGEITWNWGSLGKFKNFEAVVADREFHDLTIEQIRNLHCNHLGGITWANFDDPVFKKNAEILQRSMGYRYVLSEFNYPQNIQKDKPFKIAFKLTNEGSSPFYYNWPVEISLLDAKTKEKVWSKQLNKVNIADWMPGENWSVAEQRYLVKPPLYNIEAELTMDKSIPKGKYIIAISVLDPAGLKPSLRFSNKNYFNGGRHPMGYIGLSEKVKTFTLDASEFNDIQADTSLKYEAK; encoded by the coding sequence ATGGTGTTTAGAAGCTTAATCCTAAGTGCTTGCCTGATCTCTTTACTAACCGGAGTACGTGCCCAGGAAAGACGGGTAAAGATCTATCCTGAAACATATGAACAGGCAATCAGGAATCCATTAATGGGCTTCAGGGAATTTTTTTCGCCTGGGGTAGATAAAAAACGTGCTCAATATCCTTATCCCTACGGTACAATGGTTAAAGAATATATGCAATGGAATATGCTGGAAGATCGTGCTGGTGACGGGCTGGATAAAATCATTGCTTACAGTAATCATCGTTGGAAAGGAGTTGAGGATATGAACGTGAAGGTGATCCCAAGGGTGTACCTGGTGTGGGTGGAACCCTGGCACGGTGGGAAGCCTAAAGATCCCAAAAATAGGGACGACATGAACGGTTGGCACTGGCCTTCAGATATTCCCGGACAAAAAAGTCCATACCATCAAATACCTGGATCAGTAGGTGCCGCGGTTGCCCCTGAAGATAAAAACACACCAATTACAGGTGGATATTTTGATCCGGCATTTGCGGACCGGGTTAAAATGCTGGTTGAAAAAATAGGGAAGGCATGGGATAATGACCCGAGGGTTGCCTATGTGGAAATGGGGATAGTGGGAGAGTGGGGCGAACATCATGATCCCGATTTGTCGACCTATTGGCCGCCTCATGACGAACCTGAACATGTAGCTAACCGTACTTGGGTACCTGGTTTAGAAAAAGTACTTGGTGATGCCTTTACTGCCGCGTTTAAAAATAAAAAGGTGATGGTGCGTTATGCCTACGAGTTTAAAGACTATGAATTTGGAATTTACTGGGACTCCTGGTCACAAAAAGAGGAGAACGTACGTGGATACGGAGAAATGTTAAAGCTGGGCGACCGTTGGAAAAGGCAGCCCATTGGCGGAGAGATTACCTGGAACTGGGGAAGCCTCGGTAAATTTAAGAACTTTGAGGCTGTAGTAGCCGATCGGGAATTTCATGACCTAACCATAGAGCAGATTCGTAATCTGCACTGTAACCATCTTGGCGGCATCACCTGGGCAAATTTTGATGATCCGGTTTTTAAGAAAAATGCAGAGATATTACAACGTAGTATGGGGTATCGTTATGTGCTTTCTGAATTTAACTACCCTCAAAATATACAGAAAGATAAACCATTCAAAATTGCATTTAAGCTAACCAATGAAGGCTCCTCGCCATTTTATTATAACTGGCCGGTGGAGATCTCCTTGCTGGATGCGAAAACAAAAGAAAAAGTCTGGAGTAAACAGCTGAACAAGGTGAACATAGCCGATTGGATGCCTGGAGAAAACTGGAGTGTCGCCGAGCAACGTTACCTGGTAAAACCACCCCTTTATAATATAGAAGCGGAATTGACAATGGACAAGTCAATCCCTAAGGGGAAGTATATCATTGCAATTTCTGTTCTTGACCCTGCGGGGCTTAAACCGTCACTAAGGTTTTCCAATAAAAACTATTTTAATGGAGGGAGGCATCCAATGGGCTATATTGGATTGAGTGAAAAAGTAAAGACTTTTACACTTGATGCCTCAGAATTTAACGATATACAAGCTGATACTTCACTTAAATACGAAGCTAAATAA
- a CDS encoding DUF4832 domain-containing protein → MKIVNYCLMTCGLAMGLMLTSCEKKGDEGLREHPNKGSVVVENGRVTVQPAEYPGAIRNPMMGFREFIGPGIDPKRAEYPFPYGTLTKEYMQWDMLEDNAGDGVAKIIAYSNHRWAGVEDINMKVIPRIYIVWMEPWHGGVAKNVYTNHPDDLNGWHWPSDIPGQVRVNDNVTPITGGYFDPTFQNRVKALVAKAGEAWDNDPRVAYVEMGIIGEFGEHHDPDITTYWAPHDEPQHVANRTWIPGIEKTLGDAFKGAFKNKKVMVRYAYEFKDYEFGIYWDSWSQPQEKVRGYDEMKKLGNRWKKQPIGGEITWNWGDLSKFKTFEEVVADKETREYTIEQIRNLHCNHLGGITWANFNDPNFVPNAEMLQKAMGYRYLVSDFSYPTKIVANTPFNVSFKVTNTGSSPFYYNWPVEISLLDKVTHQKVWNKVLTGVNISEWMPGDNWDIKTNKYTTPPIANSVDKQITLDQNLPDGEYIIAVSVLDPAGMLPSLRFAVNNYFQGGRHPMGYVGVNKDITTYEISKNEFTDMKNDKTLKYKLNN, encoded by the coding sequence ATGAAGATCGTGAATTATTGTTTGATGACCTGCGGACTGGCAATGGGCCTGATGCTGACATCATGTGAAAAGAAAGGGGACGAGGGACTTCGTGAGCATCCCAATAAAGGAAGTGTAGTCGTTGAAAATGGACGGGTTACGGTTCAGCCTGCAGAATATCCAGGCGCCATCCGAAATCCAATGATGGGCTTCCGTGAGTTTATCGGCCCTGGTATTGATCCCAAAAGAGCAGAATATCCATTCCCCTATGGTACACTTACCAAGGAGTATATGCAATGGGATATGCTGGAAGACAATGCAGGTGATGGGGTCGCTAAGATCATCGCATATAGCAATCACCGATGGGCGGGAGTAGAGGATATAAATATGAAAGTAATCCCACGTATCTATATTGTATGGATGGAGCCATGGCATGGTGGTGTTGCAAAAAATGTTTATACCAACCATCCGGATGACCTTAATGGATGGCATTGGCCGAGTGATATCCCTGGTCAGGTAAGGGTAAATGATAATGTAACGCCAATTACAGGCGGCTATTTTGACCCTACATTTCAGAACAGAGTAAAGGCATTGGTGGCTAAAGCAGGAGAGGCATGGGACAATGATCCAAGGGTGGCCTATGTTGAAATGGGAATTATTGGAGAATTTGGTGAGCATCATGATCCTGATATCACAACCTATTGGGCACCACATGATGAACCACAGCACGTTGCAAACAGGACCTGGATTCCGGGAATAGAAAAAACACTGGGAGATGCTTTTAAAGGCGCATTCAAAAATAAGAAGGTAATGGTCCGCTATGCCTATGAATTTAAAGATTATGAATTCGGAATTTATTGGGATTCCTGGTCTCAGCCACAGGAAAAAGTGAGAGGTTATGATGAAATGAAAAAGTTGGGTAATCGTTGGAAAAAACAACCTATAGGTGGGGAGATCACCTGGAATTGGGGTGACCTGTCGAAATTTAAAACTTTTGAAGAAGTAGTTGCCGATAAAGAAACCAGGGAATATACCATTGAGCAGATCAGAAACCTGCACTGTAATCACCTGGGTGGTATTACCTGGGCTAATTTTAATGATCCTAATTTCGTTCCCAATGCGGAGATGTTGCAGAAAGCAATGGGATACCGTTATCTGGTATCTGATTTTAGCTATCCAACGAAGATTGTTGCGAATACACCTTTTAACGTTTCGTTCAAAGTAACCAATACCGGTTCTTCTCCTTTTTATTACAACTGGCCGGTAGAAATTTCCCTGCTGGATAAAGTCACGCATCAGAAGGTTTGGAATAAAGTGCTGACTGGCGTAAATATTTCCGAATGGATGCCCGGCGACAACTGGGATATCAAAACCAATAAATACACCACTCCGCCAATTGCAAACAGTGTGGATAAGCAAATAACCCTGGATCAAAACCTGCCAGACGGGGAATACATTATTGCGGTGTCTGTGCTTGATCCTGCAGGAATGTTGCCGTCATTACGTTTTGCTGTTAATAATTACTTTCAGGGGGGCAGACATCCTATGGGCTACGTTGGTGTAAACAAAGACATCACTACTTATGAGATCAGCAAAAATGAGTTTACGGATATGAAGAATGATAAAACGCTGAAGTATAAACTAAATAATTAA
- a CDS encoding RagB/SusD family nutrient uptake outer membrane protein, giving the protein MKKYTLILLAFCLGVSSCKKFLTEEPKSILTPENAFKTPEDWQKTLNAAYAMLQKVYVGKWTITLAEFGTDEVEPYDIGWAAYAELKYYTFSDGHPFFSDHYRVSYEGVKRCNAVIDMPAGVVPDDIRNSMIAQAKFLRAIYYFDLVRMYGGVPLWTKSSIDRNEIMKPRATADEVYQLIVQDLKDAEPVLPEIWNNATDKGRATTYAAQAILARVLLQWGKPAEALVYCKKLDGKFHLYPNLKDIFDAKNKNAGYENIFEIQFRHSGAWNQEGSIQHSYWGPRGVGGPTSFGGWGGFGPTDYVYNSYDNTDKRKKAFFLTEFKGVQQSPACNNKFFDPVYGNVIEDDELNFILIRYADVLLMKAEALNSSNAAGDEKYNALNEVRGRAGLLPIKASDNLTKEQFATVLLKERLHELCFEHMRRWDLIRFGKLEEYLKNNVGITIQKYHNLYPIPKDAMDANDALTSNNPGY; this is encoded by the coding sequence ATGAAAAAATATACATTAATCCTATTGGCCTTTTGCCTGGGAGTAAGCAGCTGTAAGAAGTTTCTTACCGAAGAGCCTAAAAGTATACTGACCCCGGAGAATGCGTTCAAAACTCCTGAGGATTGGCAGAAAACACTAAACGCAGCATATGCCATGTTACAAAAGGTATACGTTGGAAAATGGACGATTACACTCGCCGAATTTGGTACCGATGAAGTGGAGCCATACGACATAGGTTGGGCTGCTTATGCCGAATTAAAATACTACACGTTTTCAGATGGCCATCCCTTCTTTTCAGATCATTACCGGGTGAGTTACGAAGGCGTAAAACGATGCAATGCAGTTATTGATATGCCCGCAGGTGTGGTACCTGATGATATACGTAATTCAATGATTGCACAGGCGAAATTTTTACGGGCAATCTATTACTTTGACCTGGTTCGTATGTATGGTGGCGTTCCGTTGTGGACAAAATCGTCTATTGACAGAAATGAAATCATGAAGCCCAGGGCTACTGCTGATGAGGTTTATCAGTTAATTGTTCAGGACCTTAAAGATGCTGAACCTGTGCTGCCTGAAATATGGAATAATGCGACAGATAAGGGCCGCGCGACAACTTATGCTGCGCAGGCCATACTGGCACGTGTGCTTTTACAATGGGGTAAACCTGCTGAGGCATTGGTTTATTGCAAGAAGCTGGATGGCAAGTTTCATTTGTATCCGAACCTCAAGGATATTTTTGATGCGAAGAACAAGAATGCCGGATACGAGAATATATTTGAAATCCAGTTCCGCCATTCCGGTGCCTGGAACCAGGAAGGAAGTATCCAGCACAGCTACTGGGGCCCTCGTGGCGTAGGAGGCCCAACATCATTCGGAGGTTGGGGTGGCTTTGGCCCGACTGACTATGTGTATAATAGTTATGACAATACCGATAAGCGGAAGAAAGCCTTCTTTTTAACTGAATTTAAAGGGGTTCAGCAATCACCTGCCTGTAACAATAAGTTCTTCGACCCTGTTTATGGAAACGTGATCGAAGATGATGAATTGAACTTTATATTGATCCGTTACGCAGATGTGTTGCTGATGAAGGCGGAAGCATTAAATTCCTCAAATGCTGCGGGTGATGAGAAATACAATGCTTTAAATGAAGTAAGAGGACGTGCAGGCTTACTTCCAATAAAGGCGAGCGATAACCTGACTAAGGAGCAGTTCGCAACGGTACTTTTAAAAGAAAGATTGCATGAACTTTGTTTTGAGCACATGAGAAGGTGGGATTTGATCCGCTTTGGAAAGCTCGAAGAATACCTGAAAAATAATGTAGGTATTACTATTCAGAAGTACCATAACCTGTACCCGATCCCTAAAGATGCGATGGATGCAAATGATGCATTGACCTCGAATAATCCAGGTTATTAG
- a CDS encoding TonB-dependent receptor: protein MEKKIFLLLLSVFFSGILSAQVNISGLITDDDNIPLSGAAVMLKGTKTGASTDADGKYTITAKKGDVLEFSFIGMIKRSITVGDEKVINVRLASSAVNLDEVVAIGYGTLKKSDLTGAVTSIKPESLANAKIGTAGSALQGLAAGVFVTTGSVKPGGDASIIIRGQGSLRAGNAPLYIVDGMPVEGGLQDLSPNDIESIEILKDASSASIYGSRGSNGVILVTTKKGTKGKGRVSFNATGGTQRMLNKQDLMNAQQYYDLSSTVFPDYKWTSEELRLLSKGQTTDWQDAITEDGSYRNYNLSVSGGNEKAVHYLGVDWYEQKGTIRNSSFNKATVRYNLDAQTTDWLKSGVRFNVSESSLKNINEEADSGYGTMFSAISSQPTAPVFTDNGEYFDGFLNTKANPVAIVDLLDRTTQKTRAVGSVYFEIQPVKNLKIRSENGAELEFFNVNSYEDGRMGQHYAAGGHATKFAGKKRYLQTENTATYTFQFGEHKLSAMGGFSASKTKYENVTADSKNLSPILKYNNLGGAKDHGPNGSYAAASTLTSFYGRINYNFNERYLATLTMRGDGSSRFAPGKQWGFFPSAALAWRISEEEFIKSVPAISNLKLRISAGMLGNQNIGDYAYASTISQGGEWADYVFGGELATGSVQNTISNPDLTWEKAQQFDIGLDFGFLDNRIAGSIDVYNKKNKDLLWLVPLPKESGFDSSLTNVGQIDNKGIEFTINTVNVTGKDFLWTTGFNFSYNKNKITELYGGKMDVNKSLFVGHPINEYYLLKSQGIWQQNEAAEAARYNAQPGDRKVYDMGNDGVINGEDRNFAGVSTPKFYGSFTNTLKYKGFDFITFFTYAGGHLINNSLNQYLNAYNTWGNMSKDYYWNYWTPDKPSNVYPAPRVGSPYANGDGTDANLQKGDYIRLRNIELGYTLAADSFIKKIRSTNIRVFFSVQNLFTATDFTGYDVESSDRTNPYPNARSFIGGISMNF from the coding sequence ATGGAAAAGAAAATATTTTTATTGTTGCTCAGTGTATTCTTTTCGGGGATACTCAGTGCACAGGTAAACATCAGCGGATTGATTACTGATGATGATAATATTCCATTGTCTGGCGCGGCAGTAATGCTAAAAGGTACGAAGACAGGTGCCAGCACAGATGCTGATGGAAAATATACTATTACTGCAAAGAAAGGTGATGTACTGGAATTCTCCTTTATCGGAATGATTAAAAGGAGTATCACCGTCGGAGACGAAAAGGTGATCAATGTGAGACTTGCCTCAAGTGCGGTTAACCTGGATGAAGTTGTCGCAATTGGTTATGGTACCTTGAAGAAAAGTGACCTTACCGGTGCGGTAACTTCCATTAAACCAGAAAGCTTGGCCAATGCAAAAATTGGTACGGCAGGAAGTGCTTTGCAGGGATTGGCTGCGGGTGTGTTTGTAACTACGGGCTCGGTAAAGCCTGGGGGCGATGCGAGTATCATTATCCGCGGACAAGGTTCACTAAGGGCAGGAAATGCCCCGCTTTATATTGTGGATGGTATGCCCGTTGAAGGTGGGCTACAGGATCTTTCACCTAACGATATAGAATCCATTGAGATCCTTAAAGATGCCTCTTCGGCCTCTATTTATGGTTCCCGTGGTTCGAACGGAGTAATTCTGGTAACGACAAAAAAAGGGACAAAAGGAAAAGGTAGGGTGAGTTTTAATGCTACAGGTGGTACCCAGCGGATGTTGAACAAACAAGACCTGATGAATGCACAGCAGTATTATGATCTTTCTTCAACGGTGTTCCCTGATTACAAATGGACCTCAGAGGAATTACGCTTGTTAAGTAAAGGACAAACTACAGATTGGCAGGATGCAATAACAGAAGATGGGAGCTATCGGAATTATAACCTTTCGGTAAGTGGCGGTAATGAAAAAGCTGTACACTATTTAGGCGTTGATTGGTACGAGCAGAAAGGAACCATCAGGAATTCCTCGTTCAATAAGGCTACTGTGAGGTATAACCTGGATGCGCAGACCACCGACTGGTTAAAATCTGGTGTCCGATTTAACGTTAGTGAGTCCAGCCTTAAAAATATCAACGAAGAAGCTGATTCTGGTTATGGTACCATGTTTAGTGCCATTAGCTCGCAGCCTACTGCTCCGGTTTTTACCGATAATGGCGAATATTTCGATGGCTTTTTAAATACAAAAGCTAATCCCGTAGCTATAGTGGATCTGCTGGATAGGACAACACAAAAAACGCGTGCAGTAGGGTCTGTGTATTTTGAAATACAACCGGTAAAAAATCTTAAAATCAGATCTGAGAATGGTGCTGAACTGGAGTTCTTTAATGTGAATTCTTATGAAGATGGAAGAATGGGGCAGCATTATGCTGCAGGTGGGCATGCAACAAAGTTTGCAGGTAAAAAACGGTATTTACAAACTGAAAATACAGCGACTTATACTTTTCAGTTTGGCGAACACAAGCTGTCGGCCATGGGTGGTTTCTCTGCTTCAAAAACCAAATATGAAAACGTAACTGCAGATTCAAAAAACCTTTCTCCGATACTAAAATACAACAACCTTGGTGGGGCTAAAGATCATGGACCAAACGGTTCCTACGCAGCGGCCTCTACCTTAACGTCATTTTATGGAAGGATCAATTACAACTTTAACGAACGTTATCTGGCTACCTTAACTATGCGTGGAGACGGATCTTCGCGCTTTGCACCAGGTAAACAATGGGGTTTCTTTCCTTCAGCTGCCCTGGCATGGCGCATTTCTGAAGAAGAGTTTATTAAATCAGTGCCTGCCATCAGCAACCTTAAACTTCGCATAAGTGCAGGTATGCTGGGTAACCAGAACATTGGTGATTATGCCTATGCATCTACCATCAGTCAGGGTGGCGAATGGGCCGACTATGTGTTTGGTGGAGAGCTGGCAACAGGATCTGTACAAAATACCATTAGTAACCCGGACCTTACCTGGGAAAAAGCACAACAGTTTGATATTGGCCTGGACTTCGGGTTCCTTGATAACCGCATTGCAGGTTCCATTGACGTTTATAATAAAAAGAATAAAGACTTGCTTTGGTTAGTGCCACTTCCAAAAGAATCAGGGTTTGATAGTTCATTAACCAATGTTGGCCAGATTGACAATAAAGGGATAGAGTTTACCATCAATACCGTTAATGTTACGGGTAAGGACTTTCTTTGGACAACCGGATTTAACTTCTCTTATAACAAGAACAAGATTACAGAATTGTATGGCGGTAAAATGGATGTGAACAAGTCGCTTTTTGTTGGACATCCGATCAATGAATATTATTTACTGAAATCTCAAGGCATCTGGCAGCAAAATGAAGCTGCTGAGGCCGCAAGATATAATGCGCAACCTGGTGATAGAAAGGTATATGATATGGGCAACGATGGTGTAATTAATGGTGAAGACCGGAATTTTGCCGGTGTAAGTACGCCTAAGTTCTATGGTAGCTTTACCAATACACTAAAATATAAAGGGTTTGATTTTATTACCTTCTTTACCTATGCAGGTGGTCACCTGATCAACAATTCATTAAATCAGTACCTGAATGCTTACAACACCTGGGGCAATATGAGTAAGGACTATTATTGGAACTACTGGACACCGGACAAACCGAGTAATGTGTATCCGGCACCACGTGTAGGGAGTCCGTATGCTAATGGTGATGGTACAGATGCCAACTTGCAGAAAGGGGATTACATCAGGTTAAGAAATATCGAACTGGGATATACCCTGGCAGCGGATAGTTTTATCAAAAAGATCAGGTCTACCAATATCAGGGTGTTTTTCTCTGTGCAAAACTTGTTTACAGCAACGGATTTCACAGGATATGATGTAGAGTCCAGCGACAGGACAAATCCTTATCCCAATGCACGTAGCTTTATCGGTGGAATTTCTATGAATTTTTAA